One region of Nycticebus coucang isolate mNycCou1 chromosome 10, mNycCou1.pri, whole genome shotgun sequence genomic DNA includes:
- the SELE gene encoding E-selectin: MIASQFLSALICVLLIKESGAWSYNASTENMTYDEASAYCQQKYTHLVAIQNKDEIDHLNSILSYSPSYYWIGIRKVNNVWIWVGTQKPLTEEAKNWAPGEPNNKQKNEDCVEIYIKRNKDTGMWNDERCSKKKLALCYTAACTDDSCSGHGECVETINNYTCKCHPGFSGLKCEHVVTCKAQKDPEHGRLVCSHPFGKFSYNSSCWVSCERGYLPSSVEPTQCAFSGEWTRPQPACKVVECDALTKPDSGVMDCLPGPDSLPWNTTCIFGCEEGFELMGARSLQCTSSGKWDNEKPTCKAVTCSAIHQLQNGSVKCSSSSAGKFAFKSSCDFICDEGFMLQGPAQVECTAQGQWTQQAPVCEAVKCDAVRPPPQGVVRYTHSPSGEFTYKSICALSCKQGFELHGSAQLECTSQGQWTEEVPSCQVVQCSSLAVLGKVNMNCSGEPVFGAVCKFACPEGWTLNGSAALTCGATGHWSGMLPTCEASPESNNPLIIGLSVTGASIMTLTSFLLLLLKYLRKKVKKFVPSSSCQSLESDGSYQTPSDLIKV, encoded by the exons ATGATTGCTTCACAGTTTCTCTCTGCTCTCATTTGTG TGCTTCTTATTAAAGAGAGTGGAGCCTGGTCTTACAACGCCTCCACGGAAAACATGACTTACGATGAGGCCAGTGCATACTGTCAGCAGAAGTACACACACCTGGTCGCCATTCAAAACAAAGACGAGATCGACCACCTGAACTCGATATTGAGCTACTCACCAAGTTACTACTGGATTGGAATCAGAAAAGTCAATAACGTGTGGATCTGGGTGGGAACCCAGAAACCCCTGACTGAAGAAGCCAAGAACTGGGCTCCAGGAGAACCCAACAACAAGCAAAAGAACGAGGACTGTGTGGAAATCTACATCAAGAGGAACAAAGACACGGGCATGTGGAATGACGAGAGATGCAGCAAGAAGAAGCTGGCTCTGTGCTACACAG CTGCCTGCACCGATGACTCCTGCAGTGGCCATGGTGAGTGCGTGGAGACCATCAATAACTACACCTGCAAGTGCCACCCCGGCTTCAGCGGACTCAAGTGTGAGCATG TTGTGACCTGTAAAGCTCAGAAAGACCCCGAGCATGGACGCCTGGTTTGCAGCCACCCATTTGGGAAGTTTAGCTACAATTCTTCTTGCTGGGTCAGCTGTGAAAGGGGCTACCTGCCTAGCAGCGTGGAGCCCACACAGTGTGCATTCTCCGGGGAATGGACTAGGCCTCAACCAGCCTGCAAGG TGGTCGAGTGTGATGCTTTGACAAAGCCTGACAGTGGGGTCATGGACTGCTTGCCCGGCCCTGACAGCTTGCCTTGGAACACAACCTGTATATTTGGCTGTGAGGAAGGATTTGAACTCATGGGCGCCCGGAGCCTTCAGTGTACCTCATCTGGGAAATGGGACAACGAGAAGCCCACGTGTAAAG CTGTGACGTGCAGCGCCATCCACCAGCTTCAGAATGGCTCTGTGAAGTGCAGCTCTTCCAGTGCTGGGAAGTTTGCCTTCAAGTCATCCTGCGACTTCATCTGTGATGAAGGCTTCATGCTGCAGGGGCCAGCCCAGGTTGAATGCACAGCACAAGGGCAGTGGACACAGCAAGCCCCAGTTTGTGAAG CAGTGAAATGTGATGCTGTCCGCCCACCCCCACAGGGCGTGGTGAGGTATACCCATTCCCCTTCTGGAGAATTCACCTATAAGTCCATCTGTGCCTTGAGCTGCAAGCAAGGCTTTGAATTACACGGATCAGCTCAACTTGAGTGTACTTCTCAGGGACAGTGGACAGAGGAGGTCCCCTCCTGCCAAG TGGTTCAATGTTCAAGTCTGGCAGTTCTGGGAAAGGTCAACATGAACTGCAGTGGGGAGCCTGTGTTTGGCGCCGTGTGCAAGTTTGCGTGTCCTGAAGGGTGGACCCTCAACGGCTCTGCGGCTCTGACGTGTGGTGCCACAGGACACTGGTCTGGGATGCTGCCTACCTGCGAAG CTTCCCCTGAGTCCAACAATCCCTTGATAATTGGACTTTCTGTTACTGGAGCGTCCATCATGACATTGACATCATTTCTCCTCTTGCTTCTGAAATACTTGCGGAAGAAAG tAAAGAAATTTGTTCCTTCAAG TAGCTGCCAAAGTCTTGAATCAGATGGAAGCTACCAAACGCCTTCTGACCTCATTAAAGTTTAA